The genomic DNA GGCCCAGCGCACGGGCCACGGCGTCCACGCTTTTGCCGTCTACGGCGGTCTTGTTGATGGCATAGCGGCCATCGGCCGCCACGGCCACGATCACCTCCTTGGGGTGGTCGCGCTGCTGCTCGGCGTCGGCCACGGGCAGCGTCAGTTGCAGTTCGGTGAACTTGCTGTAGGTGGTGGTCAGCATCATGAAGATGAGGATCACCAGCAGCACATCGATGAACGGGATCAGGTTGATCTCGGGCTCGTCCTTGGCACGGGGGCGGAAATTCATGCGATCCGTCTTTCAAACAGAGGGAGCCACGCGCAGCGGGCCGACCGTGGGGGCGCTCATTTTGCCGCCGGGCCGCCCCAAGGCAAAATGCGACCCCCTTGGGGGGCAGGGAGCCACGCGCAGCGGGCCGACCGTGGGGGCGCTCATTTTGCCGCCGGGCCGCCCCAAGGCGAAATGCGGCCCCCTTGGGGGGCAGGGAGCCACGCGCAGCGGGCCGACCGTGGGGGCCATCATTTCAGCTTGCGCAGCCGCAGGATGTGGCGCACAAACTGCTCGGAGGCCAGCTCCAGCGTCAGCAGGTAGGCGTCCACGCGGCTGCGGAAATAGCGCCAGAAGATCAGCGCCGGAATCGCCACGATGAGGCCGAACGCCGTGTTGTACAGCGCCACCGAGATGCCGTGCGCCAGCTGCGCCGGGTTGCCGCCGCCCATGGCCTGGCTGGCGCCGCCGGTGCCCACCTGTGAGCCAAAGATTTCGATCATGCCGATCACGGTGCCCAGCAGGCCCAGCAGCGGCGCCGCCGAGGCGATGGTGGCCAGCGCGTTGAGGTATTTTTCGAGCCGGTGCGCCACCGTGCGGCCCGCGCCTTCCATGGTGGCGCGCAAATCGGCCTCGGTGCACAGGGGGTTGTTGTTGAAGGCGCGCAGGCCGCTGGCTAGCACCTCGCCCAGCGCCGAGTTTTGGGCCAGCTGGTTCACCACGTCGGGCGTGGGAAGGGTCTTGGTCGAGACGGTGATGGCTTCATCCAGCAGCTTGGGGGGGGCGACGCGTGCTGTTTTCAGGGCCACGAAGCGCTCGAAAATCAGCGCCAGTGCCAGGACGGAGCAGGCAATCAGTGGCCAGATGGGCCAGCCTGCGGCTTGTATGATGGACAGCAATTCTCTCTCCGCACGGGTGAAGGCAATGGGCGATTATGGCCTAGGTGCTCCGGCATTCCATGACACAAAAGTTGGCGTGAATGTACCGGCCGTTTGCCTTTTTCTCACCCACAAAATCTGTGGATAACTTTGTGGGCAACTGGGCTGCAGGGCCTCGCAAAGCGGCGCCACACCGTGGGTTCAACAGATTGATGAAAAATTAATCAGTGAAAAATCGTTATAAATCAAGAGGTTGCACGAACTTTCGTGTTTTCCGGCCGGTTTTGGCCCCCTGCGTGGGCCGGTCTGCCGCTCGCGCTGCGCTGTGGAATAGTCGCCTGGCGCATGGCCTGCAAACGCTGACGCTGTCTCATGCCTGAGTCCACAACCATTGGCGCGACGCCGCGTATCTGGGAAGTTGGCGCGCTGTGCCGCGCCATTGCTGATGCGCTGGAGGCGCGATTCAACCCGGTGGCCGTGCGCGGCGAGATCACGGGCTTTTCGCGCGCATCCAGCGGACATTGCTACTTCTCGGTGAAAGACGCGAACGGCCAGTTGCGTTGCGCCATGTTCCGCCGCTCGGCCAGCCTGCTTGACTTTTCGCCGCGCGATGGCGAACTGGTGGAGCTTCGCGGGCGCATCGGCGTGTACGAAGCCCGGGGTGACCTGCAGTTCATTGTCGAGAGCATGCAGCGCGCGGGGCAGGGCGCGCTGTTCGAGCAGTTCTTGCGGCTGAAGGCACAGCTGGAGGGCGAAGGCCTCTTTGATGCAGCGCGCAAGCGGCCGCTGCCGCTGCAGCCACGGGGCATCGGCCTGGTCACATCGCCCGGCGCGGCGGCGCTGCACGATGTGGTGACGGCCTTGCGCCGCCGCGTGCCGCATATCCCGGTGGTGCTGGTGCCTGCGCAAGTGCAGGGGGCTGCAGCGCCACAGGCCCTTGTCGCGGCGCTATCAAAACTGTATCTGCTGGCGCAATCTGGACAAGCGCCAGGGGCTGATTTGGCTCAAAACCCTGCGATCGATGTGATCCTTCTTGTGCGGGGCGGCGGGTCGATGGAAGACCTCTGGGCCTTCAACGACGAACAGCTTGCGCGCACCATTGTGGAAAGCCCGGTGCCGCTGATCTGCGGCGTGGGGCACGAAACCGATTTCACCATTGCCGATTTCTGTGCCGACCTGCGCGCGCCCACGCCCACGGCGGCGGCCGAACTGGTGGCCCAGCCGCGCGAGGTGTGGCTCGGTGCGCTCGGCCTGTTGGCCGGCCGGCTGGCCGATGGCGTGCAGCGCCAGCTCGATGCCCGCCACCAGCGGCTGGACCAGGCGGCCGCCCGCCTGGGCCGCCCCTCGGGCATCGTGGCCCGCCAGCAGATGCAGCTGGCCCGCCTGGCCCAGCGCATGCGCCATGGGGTGCTATTGAAAATGCAGCTGCTTGCGCAGACACAGAAAGCGCTAGAGGCCGAAATGCCGCTCAAGCTGCAACGCCAGCTGGCGCTGCATGCCGAGCGTCTGGACCGCGCCGCCCTGCGGCTGGAGCTGCTCGACCCGCGCCTGGTGCTGCAGCGCGGCTATGCGCTGCTGACCGACACCGCGGGCCAGGCCGTCACCAGCGTACGCCAGGCGCAGCCGGGCGATGCCCTGCGCGCCACACTGGCCGACGGTGCGGTGGATGTCACCGTGGTGCAGCCGCGCCTGCTGTAGGACAAACGCGCCTTCGCGGCATGACGACGGCTGTTCACACGCCCCATGCAGCACAGGTCTATTGATCTTTCTACAATGCCTGCTCGCCCGAACCTGTTTGCGCTGCAGCCGGGTATCCGGGAATCCCAGAATTTCAAACCACGAGGAAACACCATGGAACACACCCTTCCCCCGCTGCCCTATGCCATCGACGCACTGGCCCCGCATTACAGCCAGGAAACCTTGGAATACCACCACGGCAAGCACCACAACGCCTATGTGGTGAACCTCAACAACCTGCAAAAGGGCACCGAGTTTGAATCCATGACGCTCGAAGAGATCGTCAAGAAGTCGTCCGGCGGCATCTACAACAACGCCGCGCAGATCTGGAACCACACCTTCTTCTGGAGCTGCATGAAGCCCCAGGGCGGTGGCGAGCCCACGGGCGCGCTGGCTGCGGCCATCAACGCCAAGTTCGGCTCTTACGTCGCGTTCAAGGAAGCCTTCGTGAAGTCGGCCGTGGGCAACTTTGGCTCAGGCTGGACCTGGCTGGTGAAGAAGGCCGATGGCAGCGTCGACATCGTCAACACCGGCGCCGCCGGCACGCCGCTGACCACCGCCGACAAGGCGCTGCTGACGGTGGACGTGTGGGAACACGCCTACTACATCGACTACCGCAACCAGCGCCCCAAGTTTGTCGAAACCTTCTTGGGCAACCTGGTGAACTGGAGCTTTGCCGAAGCCAACTTCGCCTGAAGCACGCAGCAGGGGCGGGCGCTTCGCCCCATTCGCCCTTGCAAAACAAAACGGCCCGTGCGGGCCGTTTTGTGCTTTCTGGGCTGCAGCGCTTTGTGGTAAAGCGCTTATAGCTATATAAATAATAGCGAATTGTGATGTATCAACGCTTCGAAAACAGGGTTCCGCCAAGCTTGAACCCGGCCTTGATGCCCTTCTTGCCAAACCATCCCTGGTTCATCTCCAGCACATAGCGCACGGGCTTTGCCGAACAATGCGAATCGGTGGTCTGGGGCTTCATGTCGGCCAGGTTGACGATGGTGCCGTCATCGGCCACAAACGCCGCCGTCAGCGGCAGCAAGGTGTTCTTCATCCAGAAGCATTGCACGCCGGGCTGCTCAAAAATGAACAGCATGCCCTCTTGTGCCGGCATCTCCCGGCGATGCATCAGGCCGGTCTGGCGCTCTTGCGGGGTCTGCGCCACCTGGGTGTCAATGCGGTGCATGCCGGCCGTCAGTTCAACGCGCTGCAGCGCCAGCTGGGGGCCCTCCTGCGCGGGTGCGGCGGTGCTCCACAACGCCAGCACGGCGGCCACCAGGGGTGCCAGCGCCGGGGTGGCGCGTCGGGAAAAGCGGCGGGGCAAAAATCTGAAAGTGAAGGGCATCGGTGTCATGGGCAGGTTTTCAGTGGTTGCGAACTGGAGCCAGGGGCAAACCATAGCGCTTCACGGGCATTGACAGGTAAACCCGCAGGGGCTGGCGCAAAAAATTGCGCTGTTTCATGGTTCCAATTTCGCATTGCGATATTCTGTTGCAAAATAGCCGGGCTGGGCAGGGCGCAAGAAAGCACAATGGTGCGGTTCGATCACTGCTACCGGCTGGGCCACCATCCGGTGGTTTTTTTCAGTCATTTCTTGAAGTAAGCGATGAGTACCCAGCAACCCACCATCATCTACACCCTGACCGACGAGGCACCTCGCCTGGCCACTGCTTCTTTCTTGCCCATCGTGCGCGCCTTTGCTGCGCCTGCGGGCGTCAACGTGACCGAAAGCGACATCTCGGTGGCGGCCCGCGTGCTGGGTGAGTTCCCCGAGTTCCTGCGTGACGACCAGAAGGTGCCCAACACGCTGGCCGCTTTGGGCAAGAAGACCCTGGAGCCCGATGCCAACATCATCAAGCTGCCCAACATCAGCGCCTCGGTGGGCCAGCTCATCGCCTGCATCAAGGAACTGCAGGGCAAGGGCTATGCCGTGCCCGACTACCCCGAAGACCCAAAGAGCGAAGAAGACAAGGCGATCCGCGCGCGCTATGCCAAGTGCATCGGCAGCGCAGTGAACCCCGTGCTGCGCGAAGGCAACTCTGATCGCCGCGCGCCCCGCGCCGTCAAGGAATACGCCCGCAAGAACCCGCACAGCATGGCCGAGTGGAGCCAGGCTTCGCGCTCGCATGTCTCGCACATGCACGCGGGCGACTTCTACCACGGCGAAAAGTCCATGACGCTGGACCGCGCCCGCGATGTGAAGATGGAGCTGCTCACCCCAAGCGGCAAGACCATCGTCCTCAAGCCCAAGGTGTCGCTGCTGGACCGCGAGATCATCGACAGCATGTTCATGAGCAAGAAGGCGCTGCTCGCGTTCTATGAAAAAGAAATCGAAGACGCGCACAAGACCGGCGTGATGTTCTCGCTGCACGTCAAAGCCACGATGATGAAGGTGTCGCACCCCATCGTGTTCGGCCACTGCGTGAAGATTTTCTACAAGGACGCGTTTGCCAAGCACGGCAAGCTGTTTGACGAGCTGGGCGTGAACGTGAACAACGGCATGGCCAACCTCTATGAAAAAGTGGCCACCCTGCCCACCGCCCAGCGTGAAGAAGTCATGCGCGACCTGCACGCCTGCCACGCCACCCGCCCCGAGCTGGCCATGGTCGATTCGGCCAAGGGCATCACCAATTTCCACTCGCCCAACGACATCATCGTCGATGCCTCCATGCCCGCCATGATCCGCAACGGCGGCAAGATGTGGGGCGCAGACGGCCGCCTGAAGGACGTCAAGGCTGTGATGCCCGAATCGACCTTTGCGCGCATCTACCAGGAGATCATCAACTTCTGCAAGTGGCACGGCGCGTTTGATCCCAAGACCATGGGCACGGTGCCCAACGTGGGCCTGATGGCCCAGCAGGCCGAGGAATACGGCTCGCATGACAAGACCTTCGAGATCCCCGAAGACGGCGTGGCCAACATCACCGACCTGGCCACGGGCGAAGTGCTGCTCTCCCAGAATGTGGAAGCCGGCGACATCTGGCGCATGTGCCAGGTCAAGGACGCCGCGATCCGCGACTGGGTCAAGCTGGCCGTCACGCGTGCCCGCAACTCCGGCATGCCCGTGGTGTTCTGGCTCGACGCCTACCGCCCGCACGAAGCGCAGCTGATCACCAAGGTCAAGATGTACCTGCACGAGCACGACACCACCGGCCTCGACATCCAGATCATGAGCCAGGTGCGTGCGATGCGTTACACGCTCGAGCGCGTGGTGCGCGGCCTGGACACCATCAGTGCCACCGGCAACATTCTGCGCGACTACCTGACCGACCTGTTCCCCATCATGGAGCTGGGCACCAGCGCCAAGATGCTGTCCATCGTGCCTTTGATGGCCGGTGGCGGCATGTACGAAACCGGTGCGGGCGGCTCGGCGCCCAAGCATGTGCAGCAACTGGTGGAAGAAAACCACCTGCGCTGGGACTCGCTGGGCGAATTTTTGGCGCTGGCCGTGTCGCTGGAAGACCTGGGCCTGAAAACCGGCAACGCGCAGGCCAAGGTGCTGGCCAAGACGCTGGACGCCGCCACCGGCAAGCTGCTGGACAACAACAAGAACCCCTCGCCCAAGACCGGCCAGCTCGACAACCGCGGCAGCCAGTTCTACCTGGCCCTGTACTGGGCGCAAGAGCTGGCCGCGCAGACCGACGATGCCGACCTGGCAAAGCGCTTTGCCCCGCTGGCCCAGCAACTGGCCGCCAACGAGCAAAAGATCGTGGACGAGCTCAATGCCGTGCAGGGCAAGCCTGCCGACATCGGTGGTTACTACCTGCCCGATCTGGCCAAGCTCGATGCTGTGATGCGGCCCAGCCAGACGCTGAACACGGTGCTTGCCGCCGCTGGCGCCTGAGATCTGAGATGGCAATGGATGGCTGCCCGTGATGCACGGCAGCCATCAACGCTAGCAGCAATGCCGTGCCGTGGGCCAACGCCCGCAGCACGGCATTTTTTTGGGCGGTGCGGATCGGTTGATCTGGATGGTTTCCATCCAGCCTGCCGCTGGTGTTCACGGGGTCCGTAGCAAAGTGGGTGCCGCTAAAATTCAGGCGTTTTACGGATTTTTCAAAACCCGCTGTAGTTCATTCCAACATCCCACCGGAGACACCCGCCATGACCAACTACCAGCACATCCAAGTGCCTGCCGAAGGCCAGAAAATCACCGTCAATGCCGACATGTCGCTGAACGTGCCGGACCAGCCGATCATTCCCTTCATCGAAGGCGATGGCACCGGTGCCGACATCACCCCCGTGATGCTCAAGGTGGTGGATGCCGCCGTGGCCAAGGCCTACGGCGGCAAGAAGAAGATCCACTGGATGGAAGTGTTTGCGGGTGAAAAATCCACCAAGGTGTACGGCCCCGATGTGTGGCTGCCCGAAGAAACGCTGCACGCCGTCAAGGACTACGTGGTGTCCATCAAGGGCCCGCTGACGACGCCCGTGGGTGGTGGCATCCGTTCGCTCAACGTGGCCCTGCGCCAGGAGCTCGACCTGTACGTCTGCCTGCGCCCCATCCAGTATTTCGACGGCGTGCCCTCGCCCGTGAAAGAACCGCACAAGACCAACATGGTCATCTTCCGCGAGAACTCGGAAGACATCTATGCGGGCATCGAGTTTGAAGCCGAAAGTGAAAAGGCCAAGAAGCTCATCAAGATCCTGCAGGACGAGTTTGGCGTCAAGAAGATCCGCTTTCCCAACACCTCGGGCATCGGCATCAAGCCCGTGTCACGCGAAGGCACCGAGCGCCTGGTGCGCAAGGCCATCCAGTACGCCATCGACAACGACAAGCCCAGCGTGACCATCGTGCACAAGGGCAACATCATGAAGTTCACCGAAGGGGGCTTTCGCGACTGGGCCTACGGCCTGGCGGCCAAAGAGTTTGGCGCCGAGCTGATCGACGGCGGCCCCTGGATGAAGTTCAAGAACCCCAGGACCGGCAAGGACATCGTCATCAAGGACAGCATTGCCGACGCCTTCTTGCAGCAAATCTTGCTGCGCCCCGCCGAATACTCGGTGATCGCCACGCTCAACCTGAACGGTGACTACGTGTCGGACGCCCTGGCCGCGCAAGTGGGCGGCATCGGCATCGCCCCCGGCGCCAACATGTCCGACACCATCGCCATGTTCGAAGCCACGCACGGCACGGCGCCCAAATATGCGGGCAAGGACTACGTCAACCCCGGCTCCGAAATCCTCTCGGCCGAGATGATGCTGCGCCACATGGGCTGGGTGGAAGCCGCCGACCTCATCATCAGCGCGATGAAAAAGTCAATTGCCAGCAAGAACGTGACCTATGACTTTGCCCGCCTGATGGAGGGCGCCAAGCAGGTGAGCTGCTCGGGCTTTGGGCAGGTGATGATCGACCACATGTGAAGTAGTCCGCATGCGGACGCATGCGTCCAAATCAAAACCCCAGTGCCTTGAAAGCATTGGGGTTTTTTTGTCCCCATGTGTCCGCAGGCCGTGTCGGGCCTGCGGGTCGGCACCGGCTACACGGGCCGCAGCGACGACGGTGCGCTGCTGGGGCAGAACTTTCTGCGGCATTTTGATGTGGAAATGGGTCGGGACCGTATGGAGCTGCGAAATAGAGAAGGTTAACTTGTTGTTTTGTAATGATTTTCGGTGTAAAAAAGAAAAATATATAAAAGTGCCGAAATGCAAGAACTCAGCCCCTCTATCGCACGCCAGTACATCGACGCCGTGGCCGCCTTCGAAGCCTGGGAAGAAGCCGTGCAGGAAGCGCAGCAGGTGCGTGGCGGAATGTATTGGCACGCGGGACCGCCCTCGGCCCCTGAAGCGCGCTACCTCGTGCGCACCACGCCGACCGGCGCCGAAACCAGCCTGGGGCCCCGCACGCCCGAGAATGAGGCCATCTACGAACGTTTCATGCGCCGCAAGCAGGAAAGTGCCGAACGCATGGCAGGCCTCAAGGCCGCATTGGACCTGCACCGCCGCCTGAACCGCGCCCTGCGTGTGGGGCGCGTGGAGCCACTCATCGTGGATTTGCTGGCCCGCCTGGCGAGCACGCAACTCGCGCCGCACTTCCGTGTCGTGGGCACCAACGCGCTGTATGCGTACGAAGCCGCAGCCGGTGTTCGCCTGGATGCCGACGCCCTGGCCACGCGCGATATCGACCTGCTGTGGGACACGCGCAAGCGCATCCAGTTCGCTACCCAGCTGGCGCGGGTGGACAGTTCCATGCTGGGCGTGCTGAAAAAGGTGGACAGCACCTTCCGCATCCGCAAAAGCCAGAAGTACACCGCCGTGAATAAGGATGGCTTCGAGGTGGACATCATCCGCCGCGAGCGCGCGGGGGACGACCCTCACCCCATCAAGCTCAGCGATGACGACGAAGATTTCTGGGTCGCCCAGGCCCGCCGCGCCAACGTACTGCTCGACGCACCGGGATTTTCGGCCGTCATCGTGGCGACGAACGGCACCATGGCGCGGATGAGCACCATCCACCCGGCCACCTTTGTGGCATTCAAGCGCTGGCTGGCGGATCAGCGTGACCGGGATGCGCTCAAGCGGCGGCGCGATGGATTGCAGGCCGATATGGTGCAGCGGATGGTGGATGAATATCTGCCGCTGCCCTGAATGTGGTGCAGCTGCCGTGGGCCATGTGCTTGCCGGGCCTGGGTTTGGAAGTTATGAGGGGATTGGCAGGGGGTCGATACAAAATTCGGTCGGCATCAATTTTCATCTGACCCCGTTTTCTGATTAATTAGAATCTGACCCCAGTTACTGCTCGCTGATTTACTGAGTGTTAAAGTTTTTTATTACTTTGTACTTTATCTGTGTATTTGTTGCTTCAATTATTTCAATTTTTGCTCCGGCATAACCTATGATTCCGCCTTCATTCATATCATATTCTGCGTCTGTGTTGAATGCTGCGCGAGCCATGTCGTTGCTAAACTCTCTGTAGCTTATCTTTAATTTATTGCCGACTCTGCCGCTGTAAATAAGAGTTCTTCGAAAGCTTTCATTTGTTATTACTTTTTCCTTGTTTTTTATTGCGTCCAATTTCCCGCAAACGGTTACATCTGTAGGGCGCATAACGCAAAATTCTTCACTACTTTTCATACGCTTAATTGAGGCAGTAGCATCAGGAGTTGACATTATAAGACCTGAATAAATAATAAATCCATTGGAGAAGTTCTGAATAAAATATTCAGCTTGCTCATCCTCGCCAGCCTTGATTAATTTTCCTGGCTTTATTTTGTATGCACTTATGCTTCCTTCGGAATTTATTATTAAATTCTCTCTTTCTATTGCTAGACCCTGATCTAGCAAGGGTTCACCGAGGCCCGCTGCAGTAACTATTTCCAACTCAGGTATGCTAAATCGCTTAACCTCTGGGCTGTAATTGTATTTGACAGTGCTACATCCAATTAGTGCGCCAATTAGGATGAGGCTAGAGGTAAATGAAATTGTGTGCTGATAACATCTGGATAGCATTTCGACTCCTGTTGGTTTTTTAAAAATTCGGACTACGATCGGCATTCATGAAAAGTCGGAACTGCACACTGGACAGTGCCATTTTCCAGAAAACCTGAAGTCTTCAGGGATCGCTGTAAGGCGAATCTTTTGGCCGTTATTGTCATAGCATCCAGTACAAAATAGGCCGCTTTCGCCAGCGAACTTGTAGTCGCCATCATTAAATTCAGGCTTTTGTATTTCAGCTTGATTGATTTTTTGGCTGAGCTTCACCTTCTCTTCGATTGCGTTTGCCAGTTCAGTTTTTAGATTGGCCACTTGGAGTTTAGAGTCAGCGAGTTCCATTGATAGATCTGCAAGCAGCATGCTGAATTCCGCGTTCTCAATCTTTTTGGATAGTGCTCTCAATTTGGATGTGACATCGATAGCATTTTGAATTGAAGCAACTACATCAACCACGATATTTCCTTTCAGAGGCCTAACGCCTTGAGTTCAGCCGGCGCCGTAGGCGGTCGGCTGCGATGAAAAGTTAGGCATTGGCAAAAAATAATGAAGCATCGTCATTTTTTCAACATTCTTCCTACCACACGCCCAAGTGATTTCCCCGCAGACTCTGCAGCTTTGGATGGTCGGCGAATTGCTTCCTGTGAGGTAGTTAATTTTTCCGGGAGATTTTCACGGAGAAATTTCTGAGCCATGGGCGCTGATTTTGGAAGGAGGTTTGTATTTCCGCAAGCTGGACAAGCCTCATGTCGAGTAGTCAGGCGCCAAACTGAGTAGATGATGCCTGGGATGAGAAAGCAAAGCCAAAGAATAACTTCAAGCGCGAAGTGGCCCTTGGTAACTTTGGTTGTTGCACCCACGTGGCCACAATTTGTGCATACGAGGTCATCAGACATAAAAATTCCCCGAAATACTGACTAACGTGCTAGCTCAGGGGCGCGAAGCCGGCTTGCCGGCGAAGCGTCCCTCTGGAGCGGCGGGTTAGCCAGACGACAGCAAGCGGTCACGACCATTTTGAAAGTGTGCGCTCGATACTCGAGCAAAACGATTGAACCTTAACCGCGGTGAGAGATTCTGCTTTGTAAATCGACAACATATCGAATTGGCAACGAGGCGCACAAGTGCCGAATAGAGCCGTCTTGAGCACGCGCCTAACAGGCCGCCGAAGAATCAAGCGGTCGACCCACCACGGAGAGCCAAGGGAAGTAACGGCCAATGCTCTTTTCAGATTGTGAAGACGCGGCTTGATTGGACCAAGATCGGTGGCGTGATCGTAGGCGATACCGGGAGCCCAGATACGATCAAACCAGCCTTTCAGTATGGCGGGAAAGCCAAACCACCAAGTAGGAAAGACAAGCACCAGTGCTTCGGCAGAAAGCAAGCGGTCGATTTGATCCTGAGCAGCGGCAGAACTGAATGTTGGGCTGTAGTAGCTTCGGCGTTCGCTGTCTGTAAGAGCGGGCGAAAAACTGGAAAGATAGAGGTCTTCGATCATCACCTCGTGACCTTCAGCTATCAATGCGGCAATCGCGGACTGTGACATCGTGTGGCACAAGCTGTCAGTGATTGGGTGGGCGATAACGACGAGGCACTTCATGGGTCTGGCTAACGGCCAAGGTAAGCGGCTGGCTGAAAGCCAGTCCGCTTGAGCGCAGAGTTAGACCCGAAGGCCAAAAGGGGGCGCCCAGCCTTGAAGACGGACGCGGCCCATGAAAAAGCGCTGCGCCACGGAAGCGGCGCAGCGCTGCAAGAATGATAGCTGGTGGCGCTTACTGCACAAGCGCTGGAGGCCAAAAAGGCTTGAAACTTGCGCAGTGCAGACAGGCGAAGCCCGGCGCAGCGCCAAAACCCCAAAGGAGAAACCTTTGAGATTGGCGAAGCGCTGGAATAAATGCTGGCCTGCATAAAGCGGAATATGAAGGGACTAACTGGAATTAGACGACTGCAGTTCAACTCGCACTCGTCGGATAAAACAGTGCACGTCGAGTTTTCCCTGGTGTTTTGCGGCTTGCCATCATTTAGGCAAACCTAAAAATTTGCGGTCGAAAAATGACAACGGGTGCTGTAACTACATGCTACAGCACCCGCATTGTGATCGGCTGACAGAAAACCCCAGCTACGCCTGCTTTTTCTGCAGCATCTTGATCACGCTGGAAAAATCCTCCCCGCCATGCCCCGCAATGCTGTGCGCCGCGTAGATCGCGCGCGCCATGCCGCCCAGCGGGGTGCTGGCCTTCACTGCGGTGGCGTTTTCCTGGGATAGCCCCAAGTCCTTGAGCATCAAGTCGGTGCCAAAGCCGCCCGCATAGCCCTTTGAGGCGGGTGCGTTTTCGTGCACGCCGGGGTAGGGGTTGTACTTTTCCAGCGCCCAGTTGCCGCCCGAGCTGCGGCGCATGATTTCGGACAGCACTTTGGGGTCGAGGCCGTTGGCCACGCCCAGGGCGATGGCCTCGCTGGTGCCCACCATCAAAATGCCCAGCAGCATGTTGTTGCAGATCTTGGCGGTCTGGCCTGCGCCCACGGCGCCGGCGTGGAAGATGTTGGCGCCCATTTTTTCGAGCAGGGGGCGGGCGCGTTCGAGCTGGGCGGTGCTGCCGCCGACCATGAAGGTGAGCGTGCCTGCAATGGCGCCGCCGGTGCCGCCGGAGACGGGGGCGTCGATGAAGTCGATGCCTGCGGCTTCAGCGGCCTGGGCCACTTTCTGGCTGGTGGCGGCGGCTATTGTTGAGCTGTCAATCACCAGCGCCCCCTTGGCGATGTGGGCCAGCAGGCCGCTCTGGCCGTTGCTGCCCAAAAACAGCGCTTCCACATGCTGGCTGGCGGGCAGCATGGTGACGATGGCCTCGGCCCCCTGCGCGGCGGCGGTGGCGCTGGCGGCAATGGCCACGCCGTCGGCCGCCAGCTTGTCGCAGGCGGGTTGGGACAGGTCGAACGCCTGGACTTCGTGGCCGGCCTTGTGCAGGTTCAGGGCCATGGGGCCGCCCATGTTTCCGAGGCCAATGAATGCGATTTTCATGCGGTGTCTCCTGGTGGTGATGTGGGTGGTTGATTGGGTTTTGGTATCAATTTGATAGCTACTAGCGCTTGTTGCATAAGCGCTAGAGGCCAAAAATGCTTGAAATCATGGCGCATCGTCGTCGAAGATGCTGTGGCGCTGGCCCTTGCGGGTTTTCGGTGCTGAGGGCGGCTGCGGGGCTGCTGCCGCCCGTTTACGCGCTGGCGTGGCCTTGGCTTGCGGGTTGTAGGCCAGGGCTTCGCGCAGCCAGAAATTCCACTGCGCACGCGTGGCGTAGCCGTTGGGCTCAATCCAGAAGTAGCCCTGCATCTTGCCTTCGGGCGACAGCTCGCGCGTGTTCTGCATTTCCTGAAACTCGGCGTGCCGCCCCGGTGGCAGGCGCACCAGCAGTTCGTCGCCTTTGACGCCGATGCATAGCTTGCCGTCCACAAAAAAGCAGTAGCTGCCAAACAATGTGCGCTCCTGCACATCGCTGCGCTGCGCCAGCGCGGCGCGCACGGCGTCGATCAGGTGCAGGGTTTCGTCGCTGAGGGGGCGGGCGGGCATGGTTCAGATGCAATGGGCCGCTGGCGCTTTATGGATAAGCGCTAGCAGCTACGAAAACGCTAGCGAATGGCGTCGGGCGCATCGCCTTCCAGCATGCGCCGCGCAATGATGACGCGCA from Acidovorax sp. T1 includes the following:
- the mmsB gene encoding 3-hydroxyisobutyrate dehydrogenase, translated to MDTKTQSTTHITTRRHRMKIAFIGLGNMGGPMALNLHKAGHEVQAFDLSQPACDKLAADGVAIAASATAAAQGAEAIVTMLPASQHVEALFLGSNGQSGLLAHIAKGALVIDSSTIAAATSQKVAQAAEAAGIDFIDAPVSGGTGGAIAGTLTFMVGGSTAQLERARPLLEKMGANIFHAGAVGAGQTAKICNNMLLGILMVGTSEAIALGVANGLDPKVLSEIMRRSSGGNWALEKYNPYPGVHENAPASKGYAGGFGTDLMLKDLGLSQENATAVKASTPLGGMARAIYAAHSIAGHGGEDFSSVIKMLQKKQA
- a CDS encoding TfoX/Sxy family protein; translation: MPARPLSDETLHLIDAVRAALAQRSDVQERTLFGSYCFFVDGKLCIGVKGDELLVRLPPGRHAEFQEMQNTRELSPEGKMQGYFWIEPNGYATRAQWNFWLREALAYNPQAKATPARKRAAAAPQPPSAPKTRKGQRHSIFDDDAP
- a CDS encoding DUF1010 domain-containing protein, which translates into the protein MQASIYSSASPISKVSPLGFWRCAGLRLSALRKFQAFLASSACAVSATSYHSCSAAPLPWRSAFSWAASVFKAGRPLLAFGSNSALKRTGFQPAAYLGR